The Cylindrospermum stagnale PCC 7417 genome segment GTGCGATAGTTTCGCAGTTCGGCAAATTCTGTACCAATACCCATTTGGCGAAGTTTGCGGATTGAGCCTGATGATTGAATTGTCAGGCGAATTGTCAGCGATCGCAATCCGACTAAATCAGGATAAACTTTCACGTCTAAACTTTGCCTAACAAGCCAATCATCCCAGGCTAATCCCCAAAGTCCCAACTGTCGCACTTGAATATTTCCCCAAGGAAATTCTCCCCGCTGGGTTGGGTTAACGGTATACGTCAATTCTTGGGTGCTATTGGCGGGAATTGTGGCGCAGATTTCGGGTGCAGATATACTAAACCCTGTTGGGTAAAAATCCCGAATTTGAATAATAGCGTTAGCTTTCCCTGATTTTACCTTGAGCACAACTGGATTATCTCGCCCAATGGATAAGCGTGGTGGTAACTCGCGGCTAATTTCCACGCGATTGCGCCGCACCCGCAAACCATCTACAATCATTAAGCCTAAAATCACGGCATCAAAGAGCGAAGTGACAGCGATACTGGCGGGAATGCTAATGATTTGGGATAGGATTGGTGCGATCGCTATTCCCGAAATTAATAAATAATAAACTCTTTTAGCAGGAACCATATTTTCAAGGATGAATGCAGAAGCTGAGAACAAAAACAGAGAGAAGAAGTAGTTATTATGGCACTTACTAGAAACTTTAAAGAAACAGTTAATGCAAGAATCCAAAGAGATTCAGAATTTGCAATAGCTCTACTTGATGAAGCTGTTTCCCTCTTTCTCAATGGTGAGCCAGAAACTGCAAGACTGATATTAAGAGATATTGTAAATGCAACCGTAGGTTTTGAACAGCTAGCAATTGAAACATCTAAACCTATCAAGAGTCTTCACCGGATGTTATCTGCAAAAGGTAATCCGACGATGGATAATTTGACTGCTATCTTTAATGTTCTTCGTAAAAAACTAAATGTTGATA includes the following:
- a CDS encoding DNA-binding protein; this encodes MALTRNFKETVNARIQRDSEFAIALLDEAVSLFLNGEPETARLILRDIVNATVGFEQLAIETSKPIKSLHRMLSAKGNPTMDNLTAIFNVLRKKLNVDINVHTTVACSE